In Catenulispora sp. MAP5-51, the sequence CGGTGCGCTTCCAGACCAGGTAGATGATCGGCACCATGAGGACCAGGCCGACCTCGAAGAACATCGGGATGCCGACGACCATCGCGGCCAGCACCATGGCCCACGGCGCGCGCTTCTCGCCGACCCGGTCCACGATCGCCCCGACCAGCCGGTCGGCGCCTCCGGAGTCGACCAGCATCTTGCCGAGCATCGCGCCCAGGGCCACGATCACGCCGACGTTCCCGAGCACGCCGCCGACCCCGGTCTCGGTGGTCGACAGCAGCTTGTCCACCGGGATGCCGCCGGCGATGCCGACGAACAGGCCGCCGATCAGCAGCGCCAGGAACGGGTGGATCTTCGTCACCGCGGTCATCAGCACCACGAGGGCGATGCCGGCGAGCGCGACCACGATCAGGCGGGTGTCGTGGCCGGTCCAGGCAGTGGATTTGGCGGCCTTGGCAGCGGCCGCCACGAGTATCGGGTGTGTCGCTATCGCAGAGCCCATCACGCGCCGGCCTCCCCGTTGTCGGCGGCTGCATGGCTGTCCGTGGCTGCATGGCTGTCCGCGGCCGCCTGGTCGTGCGCGGCTTCCACGGCTTCCAGGTGCTCGGTGCGGATCAGGTTCTCCGCCACGGTCAGCGGCGCGTCGTGGTCGTCGACCTTGATGCGCACCGGGTTCTCGTCGTCGGCCGGCGGCTCCAGGTCCCCGAACTGCGAGTCGAGGAGCTCCGGCGGGAAGAAGTGGCCGTTGCGCGCGGTGAGCCGGCGGGCCACGGTCTCGCGGTCGGCGTCCAGGTAGATGAGGCGGACCTGCGGGCGTCCCTGAAGAAGGCGGTCGCGGTAGACGCGCTTGAGCGCCGAGGACGTGACGACGCCGGGGCGGCCCTTGGCGGTGGTCTCGTCGATCCAGTGCCCGATGTTGTCCAGCCAGGGCCGGCGGTCCTCGTCGGTCAGCGGATGGCCGGCGGACATCTTGGCGATGTTGGCCTGCGGATGGAACGCGTCCGCCTCGGCGTACTCCCAGCCCAGCCGGCCGGCGAGCAGCGAGCCGATGGTGGTCTTCCCGCTGCCGGAGACGCCGGTGATCAGCAGGATCGGGGGCTCGGCGCCGGTGCCGGACGCGCCGGCTCCGGACGGTGATGCGGCATTCACGGTTGCAGTCTCCTTTGACCCCGTACGCGACACCTCGTGGCGCGCCACGCGTCACCGTAGGCCAAAAAGTATGACTATTAAAGAGGTGGTGACTATTCCGTAATATGAAGCCGCGATGGTGGGACGATGATGGCCTGGCACCGCCACGCCACGGGAGGATGAACCGCATGCCGGAGTTGGGCAAAGGACTGGCCGGCAAGGTCGCCGACGACCTCGGCCACGCCATCGCCGGCGGCCACCGCGCCCCCGGCGAGGTGCTGCGCACCGACGACCTCGCGGAGGCCTTCGCCGTCAGCCGCACCGTGATCCGCGAGGCGGTGCAAGCACTTCAGGCCAAGCGCCTGCTGCGAAGTTCACCGCGCGTAGGCCTGACAGTACGGCCGGTAAGGGAATGGCACCTCTACGACCCGGACGTGATCCGCTGGCGCCTCGCGGGCACGCAGCGCACGACAGTCCTCGACGAACTGACGGAACTGCGCGGCGCGGTCGAGCCGGCCGCGGCTGCCGCGGCGGCCCGTCAGGCGGACCGGCAGAAGCGCACAAGCCTGCTGGAGAGCTCGGCCCGGATGCGCGCCGCCGCCGCGGTGGGGGACCGGACGTCGTTCCTGGAGGCGGACGTCGACTTCCACCGGCTGGTGCTGGCGATGTGCGGGAATCCCTTGTTCGCACAGCTGGCACCGGTGACGGAAGAACTACTGCGAGGGCGTGCCGCGCTGAAGCTGCTGCCCACAGCCCCCGACCCCGCCGACGCCGACCGCCACGACGCGGTGGCCGTCGCGGTCGCGTCGGGCGATCCGGCGCGCGCGGAGGTGGCGATGCGGGCGGTGGTCGCGGAGTCGCTGGCGGACATTCACATGCGGCTGGAGGCGCGCGAGGGGGATTGAGAGCGAACTGAGAGCGAGCTCCGATCAGGGCAGTTCGCGCTTGCCCTGACTGCCCCGCTCCCGGGCTTCCTTCTTCTGCTGCTTGGCCATCTCGGCGAGCTCGTCCAGCTTGGCGCGCTCGTCCTTGGTGGGCCGGCTGTACCGGGGCGCGTCGAACGCGGGCTTCTCCGGGCCGGGCACGCCGGGATGGCGGTGCGCCGCCTTGGCCTTCTCCGGCTCGTCGGCGCGGGGGTCGCGGCCGAGCAGGTCGGTGTGGCAGGCCAGCACCGCCTCGACCAGGCCGGCGCCGTACTCGGATTCGGCGAGGCGTCGCAGGCCGTCCCACTTGAAGCCGGCCTTCTTCAAGGCCCGCTTCTGGAAGAACGACATGCCCTCCAGTACGCCGACGACTTCCTCGGGCGGCATTGGCGTGTCCATGCCTCGATCCTAGGCCTGAGTAGCTCGGGCGCCAGATCTGAGTACCGCAACGGGTATTGGCGTGTCCCGGTCCGCGCCAGGGTTGGTGGCATGGGAGATGGGCTGGTCGGATGTCCGGACTGTGGTGCGCCGATGGCGGAGCGGCCGCAGCGCTGTTCGGCGTGCGGCTTGGTGTTGGTCGGTGAGACGGCCGCGCGGCTGTGGGCGGTGGATCAGCGTATTGCGGAGCTCACCACCGAGCGGGTCGCGTTGCTTCGTACGCTGCGCGCCGCCGGGAGCATCGGGATCGCCGCCGCCGTGCCAGATGGCGGCGGAGGGCCGGCGCCGGCTCTTCCGTCCTACCCCGTTCCTCCGCACCTTCTGGCCGGCCGTCCCCGCGTGGAGTGGAGCCGTCGGCGTGTCCAGAACCTGTTGCTGAGCCTCGGCGTCCTGCTGCTCGCGGTCGCCGCGCTCATCTTCATCGCCGTGAACTGGGGCACGCTCGGCGCCGGGGGACGCGCTGGCGTCATGGCGGGCGTCACCGTCTCGGCGGCCGGCGCGGCGACGGTGGCCGCACGGCGTGAGCTGCCCGCGACCGCCGAGTCCGTTGCGGCGCTGACCGTCGCGCTGCTGATCGTCGACGGCGTGGGGCTGCGGCTCATGGGGGTCGGCGGCGGGATCGCCCTGACGACTTATGCGGGTGCTGTGTCGGCGGTGATCGCTGTGGTGACGGCCGTGTGGTCGGTGCGAGTCAGGATCCGTGCACTCCGCGTCGTCGCGCTCATCGCCGCCGAACTCGTGCTGCCGCTGGTGACCGGTACGGGCGTCCGTCCCGCCGAAGTCGCGGCCGTCTACGGGCTGCAAGCGGTCGTGCTTCTCGTTTTCCGCTTCCGTCTCGCGCCGGACCTGCTTCGCATCACGGCGTACATCTGGTGGGGAATCTCCCTTTTCGCCGCCGTCGTCGCCACCTACGGCCACGCCGGTCTGCGTTCGGACTGGGGTCCGGTCGAGCTGGCGGCGTTCACCGCGATCGCCGTGTGGGCCGCACTCCACGATGCCACCGAGCTCCACTTGGCGCTGGCCACAGCCACCGGCATCGCCGCGCTGTGCGGATTCGTCCCGCATCTGGACGCGAGCTGGCGTGCCCCGGCCGTCGAAGTGGCGGCCCTGCTGGCCGCGCTGGCTGTCCTGCTGATCCCGACCCGCGTCGCGCAGGCTTCGACGGCGGTCGTCGCGGCTGCGGGCCTCGGCGCCCTGCTGACCGCCAAGAAGCCCATCGCCGAAGCGCTCGCGGCGCCGGCCGGGGTCACCCGCGATGAGATCTGGCACGGCGCCTGGCCCCGCATCCGCAGCCTGCGCGCCACCGACGCGATCCACACCGGCCAGCCCTGGCCCGGCACCGCGCAGCTGGCCGTGCTGGCGCTCGCGGCGCTGGCCACCGCCGTCGTGCTCGGGCCGAAGATGCCGGTGACGCCGGTGACGCCGGAGACGCTAAAGACGCCGAAGCGGGCCGCCGCGCGGCGGGCGGTCGTGCCGACGATCGCGGTCCTGGTCGTCGTCAACCTCATCCTGGTTCCGCTCGAAGCCTCCTGGACTCTCCCGGCCGCCGTCGGCTGGGAGCTGGTCCTCGGCGCGGTCTTGCTGATCGCCGCGATGAGGAAGGACTCTGCGAACGCCCGAGTGCCCGCGATCGTCGGAGCGTGCTTCCTTGTCCACGCGGCCCTGTGGTCGCTGCGCTCGCCGGTCCTCACCGTCGTCGCCGTCGCGGTGACCCTTCTCGCCACGACGGCCGCCGCGCTGGCGGCTCGTAAGCGAGTCCGCGATCGCCTCGTCCTGGTGACCGCGGCAGCCGCACTCCTGGCCGTCGAGGCCGCTCTGATCGCCGGGTATCAGGGTGCGTCGTTCGCGCAGATCGGTGTGGTCCTCGGCATGGTGGCGGCCGCGGTGATGATGACCGCTTACATACTCGGCGGGCGTCTCGACACGGTCCTCGCCACGGCGCTCCAGGTCGTCGTCCTCGTCGTGGCCGCCACGGCGATCGGCTTCTCCGCATACGAGCCGGTCGCGCTCGCCATCACGACGGCCGTCCTCATCGCTGCGACGGCCCCGGCGATCGTCCTGGGCAGGGAGCCGCTTGCGCCCGTGTGGCCCGCGCTCGTCCAGGTGCTCCTCTGCCTGGAGACCGATACCGTCCACCGCTGGATCGCCCCTGACGCCGACCTCGGCTCGCGGGCGCTGATCCTGGCGCTGGTCGCGGCTGCGGTTTCCGTTGCGGCCACGGCCTTCCGGCGTTTGCCGGAGAAGGCGGCCGCGGTGGCGCTAATAACAGGCCCTTCGATCTACACGCTGGCCACCATCGGCACCATCGCCGGTCGCCGCTTCGATCCGATCTGGCTCGGTCTCCTGGCGGGCGGTGTCGCGGCCGCGCTGATCGCGGCGCTCGGAGCGGTCCGATCAGCCCGAGCAGCCGAGGACACGACCGCCCGCGACCCCCGCCTCGCGATCCACCTTCCGGCGGCCATCAGCTCTCTGCTTCTGGTGGCCGGCAGCTGGGTCCGGCTGGCGGAGTCGCACATCCACTCCGTCGAGCCGTACACCCTCCCGGCCGCCGTGATCCTCCTCGGTGCCGGCCACCTGCGCCGCCGCCACGACCCGGAAGCCGCGTCGTGGCCCTGCTACGGCCCCGGCCTCGTCCTCGGCCTCACGCCGACCCTTCTCCAGGCGCTCGCCGATCCCGGCCTGCTGCGGCCCGCGCTGGTCGGCGTCGCGGGGCTGGGCGTGCTGGCCGCCGGGGTCAGGGGACGGCTTCAGGCTCCGTTGGCCGTCGGCTCGGCCGTCCTCGCGATCGACGCTGTGGCGCAGCTGTCCCCGGCGCTCGCGGCCGCGTACGACGCCGTCCCGCGCTGGACGCTGATCGCGCTGGCCGGGGCCCTGCTCCTGGCCCTCGGCGTCGGCTATGAGCGGCGCATCCGCGACCTGCGCACGCTCGGCCGGAAGTTCAGCGGGCTACGGTAGCCCTTGTGTCAGATACCGATCTTGAATCAGGCGCCGATCTTGAGTCGGGTGCCGATCGTGTTTCAGATGCCGACCTGGCGGCGGAGTCCGCTGACGTCCGGCGCTTCTGGCAGGGCCTGGGCCTGCCCGGCCTGATCGACGTCCACACCCACTTCATGCCGCACCGCCTCCTGGAGCGGATCCAGGCCTACTTCGACGCCGCCGGTCCGCTGATCGGCCGCGAATGGCCGATCCGCTACCGGCAGGACGAGCGGCGCCGGCTGGAGATCCTGCGCGGATTCGGGGTGCTGGCCTTCACGTCCCTGGCCTACCCGCACAAGCCGGGCATGGCCGAGAGCCTGAACGCCTGGACCGCGGACTTCGCGGCGCGCACCCCGGACTGTCTGCACAGCGCGACCTTCTTCCCCGAGCCCGAGGCGGCCGGCTACGTCCCGGCGGCGATCGAGGCCGGGGCCCGGGTGTTCAAGGCGCACGTCCAGGTCGGCGGCTACGACCCCGCCGACCCGCTGCTGGTCCCGGTGTGGGGAGCGCTGGCCGAGGCAGGGATCCCGGTGATCGTCCACTGCGGCTCGGGGCCGGTCGCGACCCGGTACACCGGCCCGGAGCCGATGGCGCGGGTGCTGGCCCGCCATCCGGCGCTGCGGCTGGTCGTCGCGCACTTCGGGCTGCCCGAGTATGTCGGCTTCCTCGACCTGGCGGAGCGGTACGACGGCGTCCTGTTCGACACCACGATGGCCTTCACCGACTTCTTCGGGCACGTCGAGCTGCCGGACCGGGAGCGCAAGCGCATCGCGGAGTTCGAACAGCGGATCCTGTTCGGCAGCGACTTCCCGAACATCCCCTACAGCTACACAGGCGCGCTGGAAGCCTTGTCCCGCCTCGATTTCGGCGAGGGCTGGCTCCGCGCCGTGTGCCACGGGAACGCGGCGCGGATGTTCGGGGTGTGAGGGGTCTCAGCCGGTGTGCGGGTTGTGAGGGGTCTCAGCCCTCGTGGCGGCGGCCGGTCACGTCCCAGAAGTGGTGGATCGGGTCGTGGACGAAGTAGCGGGCCAACGACTCGATCGTGAAGTCGGAGCCGTCGCCGCGGTGGCCGGTGCGCTCCCACTGGTCGGCGGACACCGCCTCGAAGCGGGCGGCGACCGTCTCGGCGGTGTCGGCGAGCTCGGCGAAGACCTTGTCGGGGTCCTGCGCGTGGTACTCGTCCTCCACCGCCGTCGTGTCCTGGTCCCAGTTCGGGTACTCGGGGTCGTCCTCGTTCAGCATGAGCTCGACGCGGAGCAGGTAGATCTTGTTGCAGTCGCGGACGTGGCAGGCGTACTCCAGCGGCGACCACTTGGCCGGCTCCGGACGTGTGCGCACGGCCTCGGCGCCGGTCTCGGCGAAGTAGCCGCGCCAGGCCTCGGCGTTGGCGCGCAGCAGGGCCGGGACTTCCTCGCGGGCGATGGTGCCGGCCGCGAAGCCGCACTCCGGGCAGGGGCGCTGGAGCACCCACGTCCAGTTCTTGGTGTCCGGTGTGATGGTCATGGCGTCACCCTAGCGGCGCCGGGGCGGTCGGTAGAGTGCGTTCCATGCCGCAGACAAACTCGCGCCAGGTGTGGGTCCCCTTCGGACAGTCGGCGAAGGAGGTCCCCGACGGGTTGGCGGCCGACGTGTTCACCGGCACGGGCGTCGACGAGCCCGGCGGTGTCCCGGACTCGATCGACGAGGTCGAGTTCTTCGTGCTGCCGTACATGTTCGTCAACGCGCACCCCGAGTTCATGGCGCGGATGCCGAAGCTGAAGGTGGCGCAGACGCTGACGGCCGGGTACGAGAACGTGCTGCCGTACGTCCCCGACGGCGTGACGCTGTGCAACGCCCGCGGCCTGCACGACGCCTCGACGGCGGAGCTGGCGCTGACGCTGACCCTGTCGGCGCTGCGTGGCATCCCGCGTTATGTGCGCCAGGCCGAGCGGGGCGACTGGGCGCCGACCTACAAGACCGACCCGAACGCGGTCGACGAGGCCTTGGCCGACAAGACGGTCCTGATCCTCGGCTACGGCTCGATCGGCTCCGCCATCGAACGCCGCCTGGCCGGCTTCGAGGTCGAGGTCCTGCGCGTGGCCCGCACCGCCCGCGAGGGCGTGCACGCGTTCTCGGAGATCGACACGCTGCTCCCGCAGGCCGACGTGGTGATCGCGATGGTCCCGGCCACCGACGAGACCCGCGGCATGATCGACGCGCGCTTCCTGGCGCGGATGAAGGACGGCGCGCTGCTGGTCAATGTGGCGCGCGGCGTCGTGGTGCGCACCGAGGCGCTGATCGCGGAGTGCGCCTCGGGACGGCTGCGCGCGGCGCTGGACGTGACCGACCCCGAGCCGCTGCCGGCGGACCACCCGCTGTGGCAGACGCCGAACGTGCTGATCACGCCGCACGTCGGCGGGGCTTCGACCGCGTTCCTGCCCCGGGCGCTGCGGCTGATCGACACGCAGCTGCGGCGGTTCGCGGCCGGGGAGGAGCTGGAGAACGTGGTGCGGGCCGGGTGAGGGCGGGGTGAAGGCGGAGTGAGGCTGGTTTGCGGGCCGGGGCAAGGCCCCCTGGTTGCTCGGTCGCGTAACAGCCGACGAGCTGTACCGGAGGCCTTGCGCCTACTCGCGGATCTCAGCTGCTGGCGGTGAGTCCAGTCGGCGTCAGCCCTGCGCTTTCAAAGGCCCTATACGCCTGCTCAGCCTGGTTCTGCGCGCCGTAATAGTTCGGGTGGACGAACGTGCACGCCTCACCGGCGATGAACGGCACCCCGACAGGAAGCGAGTTCTCGACCTCGTCGCGCCCCGCACAGTGGTACTCCGGCTTCGCCGGCTTGCTGACGCCGGGAGGCAGGACCAGCTTGTCGAAGATCCCGTACATCCACTTGTCCGGGTTCGGCGGCTGGTTGGCGCTGTTTGAGGGAAGGCAGGCGCCGTGAGCGATGCTGGAGGTGTAGGTGTCCACATAGGTGGCCCCGGCCGTCTCCGCGGCGTTCTCGACCTCGAAGTTGAGAGCCTGCTCGATCTCATCGAACCAAGGGGCGTCGTCCTTCATCATGGGGCCGAGCTTGTAGAAGTTGGGGATGCCGAGGATTTCCCGTGTGCACTGGCTCTGAATCGGTGCTCCGGCGACCGCGGGGTAGCCCAGGACGAATACCTTGGCGTTCGGGGCGTGCTGTTTGATGGCCGCCATGGTGGCGGCCAAGCCTGTCCGCAGGGTCCGCCACCCCGCGTCGAGTTGGGGCCTGCCTTCACCCGTTTCGAAGTAGGGCTGGCACCGATGGTTCTCGCTTCCCAGCTCCATGCACTTGGTCAGAATCGGGCCGAATCCCAGGTCGTTGCCTCCGATGCCGACCGTGACGATGTCCGTGTCGGCGGTCACCACGTCAATCTGCGGCGGGCGTGCCGGATACCCTCCCTCCGGGGCGCCGTTGTAAGGCGGGCCGACCAGCGCGGTCTGCTTGCCCAGAATCCCGGCGTCGACCGTCGCGGAGCCGCAGGTGACATCGGTCAGGTTCACCCAGTTCGGGCTCTGCGTGTTCAAGCGGGTCGCCAGTTGCTGTTCCCAGTTGCGCCCGGATCGGCCGCAGCCGTCCGAGTCAGCCGGGCTCTGCCACGGCGGGACCGCGACGTCCGCCATGTAGGAGTCGCCCAGGGCGGCCCACTTCAGCGGCTTGTTCTGCTGTGCCGCGGCGCCGTGCACCGTCAGGACGGCCACGCACGCGGCTGCCACGGCGGTGGCGGCTGTGCGGAGTGTCATTTTCCGAAGCATCGACATCATCCCTTCACCTGAGGAGTGATCACGTGATCACGGGCGAAAGGGTAATGTCGTGAACTGCGGATATTCCGTTCACGTGCAAGTATGCCAAGGTGTTTCACTCGTGGGTGTTATTCGTATGCATAGACCCGTGACTATGCGCCCTCTGACGAAAGTGCGTGCCACGGATTCCGAGTCGCATCCGTGGCACGCACTTTCGCTGGCGTGAAGTCTTAAGCCTCCGCGTGTGATGACCCGACCAACTCCGGGGATCGCTCCTCGGCGCCGTCCCCAGCGCCCTCGCTGACGCCGAACCGGTTGTGGAACCGCCGCAAAGGTCCCGGCGCCCACCAGGCGCTGCGCCCCAGCACCCGCATCGCGGCCGGCACCAGGATGCCGCGGATCAGCAGCGCGTCGATCAGGATCGCCACGCCGCAGCCCAGACCGAAGAACTGCAGGAAGCTCACCGAGGCGGTGCCGAAGGCGAAGAAGCTCACCGCCAGCAGGCCGGCCGCCGTGGAGACGATGCGGCCGGTGCGGGCCAGGCCCTCGCTCACCGAGTGGCGCAGGTCCGCGCCCTGGGCGTGGAGTTCCTTGATGCGGCTGGTGAGGAAGACCTCGTAGTCCATCGACAGGCCGAAGGCGATGCAGAACAGCAGGACCGTCATCGCCGTGTCCATCGGGCGCGGGGTGAAGCCGAGCAGGCCGGACAGGTGGCCCTGCTGGAAGATCCAGACCATCGTGCCGATCGAGGCCGACAGGCCCAGGGTGTTCAGGAGCAGGGCCCGCAGCGGCTGGGTGACGCTGCCGGTGAACAGGAACAGCACGATGAAGGTCGTCAGCACCACCCAGGCGATCGCGTAGGGCAGGCGGGCTGTGATCCCGTGCTCGGAGTCGATGAGCCGGGCCGTGTCGCCGCCGATCAGCGTCGAGGTGCCGGCCGGGCCGGGGACCGCGCGGGCGTCGCGGACCAGCTGCTCGGCCGCCGCGGAGTGGCCGCCCGCCGCGGTGAAGACCGTCAGGCGCTGGGCCGAGGCGGTGGCCATGCCGGTATCGGAGGGGCCGATGCCCAGGGCCGTGCCGTGCTCGAACGAGCCGGCGCTGCTGTCCACGCGCACGGCGCCCGGCAGCGTCGAGAGCTTGGCGGCGTACGTGGCGACCGATGAGGTGTCGGCCGGCCCGGTCGTGACGACCTGGACCGCCGTCGCCTGGTTGCCCTGGAAGTCGTTGTGCAGGGTGTCGGCGGCGACGCGGGCCGGTGCGCTGGTCGGCAGGACCGTCTCGTCGGGGGTGCCGAAGGAGGCGCCGAACAGGGGCGCCGCGAGGAACGCCAGGACGGCCACCACCGGCAGCGCCATCAGGGCCGGCCGCTTCATCACGGCCGAGGCCAGGCGGCCCCAGGCCGGCGCGGCCGAGCCCTGCTGGGCGTTGCGGCGCCAGGGCACGCGGCCGGCGTTGACGCGGGTGCCCAGGGCCGCCAGCAGCGCCGGCATGATGATCAGGGCGCTGAGGGCGGCGATCGCGACCACGCCGATGCCGGCGTAGGCGAACGAGCGCAGGAAGTAGAACGGGAAGACCAGGAGGGCGGCCAGGGCGGCGGCGACCGTCAGCGCCGAGAAGGCGATGGTGCGGCCGGCCGTGCGCATCGTGCCCAGGACCGCGTCGGGGACGCTCGTGCCCTGCGCCAGGAACTCCCGGTAGCGGGCGACCATCAGGAGCGCGTAGTCGATGCCCAGGCCCAGGCCCAGGGCGGTGGTCAGGTTGATGGCGAAGACCGAGACGTCGGTGATGCGGCCCAGGATCGCCAGTTCGGCGAACGTGCCCAGGATCGCGACCAGGCCGATCGCCAGCGGCAGCAGGGCCGCGACCAGGCTGCCGAAGGCCAGGATCAGCAGGACCAGGGTCAGCGGGATGGCAATGGACTCGGCCGCGGCCAGGTCCTTGGTGACCTGGGAGGTGACGTTGTGGTTCACCGCCGCCTCGCCGCCGGCCTGGATCGTCACGGCGGTGTTGTCCTTGACGTAGCCGGACAGCAGGCGGTCGGTGGTCTTGCCGATCGTGGTGTCGTCGCCGAGGACGCGGACCAGGACCATCGCGGAGTGGCCGTCGGTGGAGCGCAGGGCCGGGCTGTGGTCGGCGAAGTACGACACGACGTTGCTGACACCGTGGTCGGCCGACAGCTCCTGCGTCAGGGTCTGGCCGGCCTGGGCGGCGGTGCCCTGGTCGATGCCGCCGGCGCGGGCGCCGACCACCAGGATCAGGTTGGCCTGGCCGCCGAACTGGCTGTCGATGGCCTGCTGCGACTTCCAGGACTGGGAGCCGGTGTCGTCGAAGCCGCCGGACTTCAGCACGCCGAACGCGCCGACGCCGACCGCGACCATGGCCACCAGCAGCAATGAGGCGGCGATCAGGACGGCCTTGGGCCGCCCCACCGCGAGTCTTCCGATTCTTTCGAGCATGGCTGTGGAGCCCCCTCCGGGTCTGGCGTCACCTTCAAGTTGACGCCGTTAACATCAACTGTGCCGGTCATTGTTAACGGTGTCAACATGAGGCACGATGAACAGGTGAGCACGCCCAAGACCGCCTCCCGGACCCGCTACCACCACGGCGACCTGCGCAACGCGATGATGGACTCGGCGGTGGAACTGGCCCGCACCGGCGGCCCGGAGGCGGTGGTGCTGCGCGAGGTGGCGCGCCGGGTCGGCGTCTCGGCGACCGCGGCCTACCGGCATTTCTCCGATGCCGAGGCACTGCTCGACGAGGTGAAGAAGAGCGCGCTTGCGGACCTGGCCGCCGCGCTGGAGGCCGCGACATGTGCGGTGCCGGACGACGGCGACCCCGGCGACGTCGCGGTGGCCCGGCTGCGTGCCTCGGCGAACGCCTACATCGACTTCGCGATCGACCAGGCCGGGCTGTTCATGACCGCTTTCTGTCGCACCACGGTACCCGGCGGGGAGCACCCGGAGTACGAGGGCGAGCCGTTCGACCAGACCGAGGCCTTCCTGGCCCTGGGCCGGCTGCTGGACCAGGTGGTCGCGACCG encodes:
- a CDS encoding TetR/AcrR family transcriptional regulator; translation: MSTPKTASRTRYHHGDLRNAMMDSAVELARTGGPEAVVLREVARRVGVSATAAYRHFSDAEALLDEVKKSALADLAAALEAATCAVPDDGDPGDVAVARLRASANAYIDFAIDQAGLFMTAFCRTTVPGGEHPEYEGEPFDQTEAFLALGRLLDQVVATGRMPADRRPGADIAAWSVVHGLALLLVGGPLERHLSEADQEFVRERTLDVVIRGLTAGE